The Neorhodopirellula lusitana genome includes a window with the following:
- a CDS encoding TRAP transporter small permease — MRQAVSKLKTMMTKLLEVVLIIAVALLVLDVVWGVFTRYAMGQQANWTEELARYLLVWVSLLGGAVAFGTKGHLGVDYFVSKFHPDARKLMAIVGDLIVLFFAGAIFLYGGCRLVGDTLAMEQVTPALGWKMGYVYLALPLSGFFMVLYTVDNLIETISTPANRSNDSSAAEGMD; from the coding sequence ATGCGACAGGCTGTATCCAAGCTCAAAACGATGATGACCAAACTGCTTGAAGTGGTCTTGATCATCGCCGTCGCCCTGTTGGTCCTCGACGTGGTGTGGGGGGTGTTCACTCGCTATGCCATGGGCCAACAAGCGAACTGGACCGAGGAACTCGCTCGCTACCTCCTTGTATGGGTTTCGTTGCTAGGTGGAGCGGTCGCGTTCGGCACGAAAGGCCATTTGGGCGTCGATTACTTCGTCAGCAAGTTTCATCCCGATGCACGAAAACTAATGGCAATCGTCGGGGACCTCATCGTGCTGTTTTTCGCTGGGGCCATTTTTCTATATGGCGGCTGTCGCCTGGTCGGTGACACGCTCGCGATGGAACAAGTCACACCTGCGTTGGGCTGGAAGATGGGCTACGTCTATCTCGCGTTGCCACTGTCCGGATTCTTCATGGTGCTGTACACCGTCGACAATTTGATTGAAACCATCTCAACACCAGCAAACCGCTCCAACGATTCTTCCGCAGCCGAGGGCATGGACTGA
- a CDS encoding TRAP transporter substrate-binding protein, which translates to MIATAAFALFIRSQKTSVQGGGQLVLKLGHGLDTGHPVHQAMERMKERLEELSGGTVSIDIYPSAVLGSETQCIEQLQNGSLAMTKTSAAAMENFIPSMSVFSYPYVFRNDEHYWSVIDGEIGNRLLQGGKDKFLRGLCYYDAGSRHFYTKNAPIRTPDDLKGLKVRVMNSPTAIEMVKAMGGAPTPIAWGELYSALAQGTVDGAENNLPSFSTNKHYEVCKHFTLDGHTRIPDMLLVSTKVWDRLDPQTQQWVQQAATESSTYQRELWQTMTAEAAQQAQDEGVTIYEVDTEAFAKKVAPMHQAVENESVNKLLLQIAEVK; encoded by the coding sequence TTGATTGCCACCGCCGCATTTGCCCTCTTCATCCGGTCCCAAAAGACGAGCGTCCAAGGCGGAGGCCAGCTCGTGCTCAAACTCGGACACGGGCTGGACACCGGGCACCCGGTCCATCAAGCCATGGAGAGAATGAAAGAACGCTTGGAAGAACTTTCCGGCGGCACGGTCTCCATTGACATTTACCCCAGTGCTGTCCTGGGCTCCGAAACCCAGTGCATTGAGCAACTGCAAAACGGCTCGCTTGCGATGACGAAAACGTCCGCCGCGGCAATGGAAAACTTCATTCCGTCGATGTCCGTTTTCAGCTACCCCTACGTCTTCCGCAACGACGAACATTATTGGTCCGTCATCGACGGCGAAATCGGCAACCGTCTTTTACAAGGCGGCAAAGACAAGTTCCTGCGTGGTTTGTGCTATTACGACGCTGGCAGCCGACACTTCTACACCAAGAACGCTCCCATTCGCACACCCGACGATTTGAAGGGTTTAAAGGTTCGTGTGATGAATAGCCCAACCGCGATCGAGATGGTGAAGGCCATGGGCGGGGCTCCCACACCGATTGCTTGGGGTGAACTCTATTCCGCACTCGCGCAAGGCACCGTGGATGGAGCTGAAAACAACCTGCCTAGCTTTTCAACCAACAAGCATTACGAGGTTTGCAAGCACTTCACGCTCGATGGACATACCCGCATCCCTGACATGTTGCTGGTCAGCACCAAGGTTTGGGACCGCCTCGATCCCCAGACTCAGCAATGGGTGCAACAAGCTGCCACCGAATCGTCCACCTACCAACGAGAGCTTTGGCAGACCATGACCGCCGAGGCCGCCCAGCAAGCACAAGACGAGGGCGTGACCATCTACGAAGTCGACACCGAAGCATTCGCTAAGAAAGTAGCCCCGATGCATCAAGCGGTTGAAAACGAGTCGGTCAACAAACTGCTTTTGCAAATCGCGGAGGTGAAGTGA
- a CDS encoding glucose-1-phosphate adenylyltransferase, giving the protein MSANKPETSSTDLSSTIALILGGGRGTRLFPLTKIRAKPAVPLAAKYRLIDIPISNCINSGLNKAYVLTQFLSESLHRHLRQTYTFDHFSGGFVELLAAQQTVNSGEDWYQGTADAVRKNLVHLRESWIKHVLILSGDQLYRMDFREMMKTHIESGAAATIAGIPVTRKDASALGIMQVDENGQVRGFVEKPQTEEEIAPVRMDPSWIDARGIPSQGRDLLASMGLYIFDKDLMVELLENSLHSDFGKEVFPEAINTHKVQLHLFDGYWEDIGTIRSFYEANLSLAGKNPPFDIRNRHAPIYSRPRFLPPTIMGETTVKGSLIADGCSIGDNVTIENSVIGLRTVIGDNVTIKDSVVMGADFIEMRGTERDGRLPLGVGSGSHISGAILDKNCRIGTNVTITNSAGTDHEGEDTDLQIRDGISIVIKDGQIANDHKS; this is encoded by the coding sequence ATGAGCGCCAACAAACCTGAAACCAGCAGCACCGACCTGAGCAGCACAATCGCCTTGATCTTGGGTGGCGGACGCGGTACTCGGCTTTTCCCCCTGACGAAAATCCGCGCCAAACCGGCAGTCCCTCTGGCGGCGAAGTATCGATTGATCGACATCCCGATCAGTAACTGCATCAACAGCGGCCTGAACAAGGCCTACGTCCTGACACAGTTTCTATCTGAAAGCCTGCACCGCCACCTGCGACAAACTTACACGTTCGATCACTTCAGTGGTGGCTTCGTCGAACTGCTTGCGGCCCAACAAACCGTCAACTCTGGCGAAGACTGGTACCAAGGCACCGCCGACGCCGTCCGCAAGAACCTTGTTCACTTGCGTGAAAGCTGGATCAAACACGTCTTGATTCTGTCGGGTGACCAACTGTACCGGATGGACTTCCGCGAAATGATGAAGACGCACATCGAATCCGGTGCCGCGGCAACGATCGCGGGAATCCCCGTCACTCGCAAAGACGCTTCGGCACTGGGCATCATGCAGGTCGATGAAAACGGCCAGGTCCGTGGGTTCGTTGAAAAGCCACAAACCGAAGAAGAAATCGCACCCGTGCGAATGGACCCCAGCTGGATTGATGCCCGCGGCATCCCCAGCCAAGGTCGTGACCTATTGGCAAGCATGGGTCTGTATATCTTCGACAAAGACCTGATGGTCGAGCTACTCGAAAACAGCCTGCACAGCGACTTCGGCAAAGAGGTCTTTCCCGAAGCGATTAACACTCACAAAGTGCAACTGCACCTGTTCGATGGCTATTGGGAAGACATCGGAACCATTCGCAGCTTCTATGAAGCCAACCTGTCGCTGGCCGGAAAGAACCCTCCATTCGACATTCGCAATCGCCACGCTCCGATCTACAGCCGCCCTCGCTTCTTGCCGCCAACGATCATGGGCGAAACCACCGTCAAGGGAAGCCTGATCGCGGACGGTTGCAGCATCGGCGACAACGTCACAATTGAAAACAGCGTTATCGGACTGCGCACCGTCATTGGCGACAACGTTACCATCAAGGATAGCGTCGTGATGGGTGCCGACTTCATCGAGATGCGAGGCACCGAACGCGACGGTCGATTGCCGCTAGGCGTCGGCTCGGGCAGTCACATCAGCGGCGCGATCCTGGACAAGAACTGTCGCATCGGGACCAACGTGACCATCACCAACTCCGCGGGCACGGATCACGAAGGTGAAGACACCGACCTGCAAATCCGAGACGGTATCAGCATCGTGATCAAGGATGGCCAAATCGCCAACGATCACAAAAGCTGA
- a CDS encoding ferredoxin--NADP reductase, which produces MSLPQPEPDSTPKSAAKDSPRVPEPAGQTEAPPTLGTYELPDSAECQQLREKFYNATIIERIDTTEDLAKFRIRPDNPIPPFEPGQYVAIGLGNWEPRLKGTQPEDVPAKKIRKLVRRAYSISCPMLTNDGPTNGPNGNGLINNGPTEDSELVPVDQIDYLEFYITLVRQGATAVSKPPALTPRLFGKNAGDRLVLERKITGKYVLGHFDPDDTMLFLGTGTGEAPHNAMATKLLSLGHRGRIVVATSIRYLRDSAYQREHEILMNRFPNYLYLPLTTREPENVQTDHPGFVGKQYLQSMFTSGRLAELAKVDLSPTNTHVFLCGNPDMIGYVPVGTATPENPGMLPILRQAGFRDDVTEHQAGTIRFEKYW; this is translated from the coding sequence GTGAGTCTTCCCCAACCCGAGCCCGATTCGACACCGAAGTCAGCGGCAAAGGATTCACCCCGGGTTCCCGAACCTGCCGGACAGACCGAAGCCCCGCCAACGCTCGGAACCTACGAACTGCCCGACTCCGCCGAATGCCAGCAACTGCGTGAGAAGTTTTACAACGCGACCATCATCGAACGAATCGACACCACCGAAGACCTGGCCAAATTTCGGATCCGCCCGGACAACCCGATCCCGCCGTTTGAGCCGGGGCAGTATGTCGCAATCGGACTGGGGAACTGGGAACCTCGCTTAAAAGGAACCCAACCCGAAGACGTCCCCGCCAAGAAAATCCGTAAGCTCGTCCGCCGGGCCTACTCGATTTCCTGCCCCATGCTGACCAACGATGGACCTACCAACGGGCCCAACGGTAATGGACTGATCAACAATGGGCCCACCGAAGACAGCGAATTGGTTCCCGTCGATCAGATCGATTACCTGGAGTTCTACATCACACTCGTCCGCCAGGGAGCGACCGCGGTCAGCAAGCCGCCAGCGCTAACGCCTCGACTTTTCGGAAAAAACGCTGGCGACCGGCTCGTCCTTGAACGCAAAATCACAGGCAAATACGTCTTGGGCCATTTTGATCCTGACGACACGATGCTGTTCTTGGGCACTGGCACTGGCGAAGCCCCCCACAACGCGATGGCGACCAAACTTCTATCCCTGGGCCATCGTGGACGAATCGTGGTAGCCACCAGCATCCGATATCTACGGGACTCGGCGTACCAGCGTGAACATGAAATCCTGATGAACCGGTTTCCGAATTACCTGTACCTGCCGCTCACAACGCGCGAGCCCGAGAATGTTCAAACTGATCATCCTGGGTTCGTTGGAAAGCAATACCTGCAGTCCATGTTCACCAGCGGCAGGCTCGCCGAGCTCGCTAAGGTCGACCTATCCCCGACGAACACACATGTATTCTTGTGTGGCAACCCAGACATGATCGGTTACGTCCCCGTCGGGACCGCGACACCTGAAAATCCTGGTATGCTACCAATACTAAGACAAGCCGGATTCCGTGACGATGTAACTGAACATCAAGCGGGTACGATCCGCTTTGAAAAATATTGGTAG